Part of the Vicia villosa cultivar HV-30 ecotype Madison, WI unplaced genomic scaffold, Vvil1.0 ctg.005584F_1_1, whole genome shotgun sequence genome is shown below.
GTACAGTGATCTAACATTGAGATGGCTTTCCCTAGTATCTTGGATTTAAATGCAGGATGCCCCTAATTAACTTATCTTTGGAGATATTTTACCGTGTCTCGACGTGACTTCCCCAGATTGACTTAACCTTAGAACAACCTGCCCCAAACTGACTGATACTGTGGACGATGCCTctgaatgcataatttttttgaagaattgaACCCATATAATAGTGGCTTCAAATGCTTTTCCCCAGATTGGGTCCTTTAAGAATGGTCAAAATCCTTGTTGATTGTTCATTGTTGGAACTTCCTTAATGCTAAGTGCTGACTTGCAGTTAATATTCGTTTattaaaaatggtaattttaatgcaatgtttATGCAAATTTTGAAATCAACATCACTATTAAAAGGAAGGCGAAAAGACAATAGTGAATGGATCACTGGTTTTTTCAAAGTGTGAAAGATGAAGTGATAATCAAGACATATGGTTTAGCAAatatctttaggagtcaggttaacgcaaccttgctgATTATACTTtcgaaataaaccttgcttcaattaggtcttttgaaggttgtaacatggtctggttcacggtttacaAAACAAgggatataggctcaaattttgatattaacccaccccattcttcgtgatgatcttcattcctaCGTTCAGTTAATTAGACACACGCATTCTCCTTCCAAGAGAATTTGCAGATAATGATGTGATGGTTTGAGAACCAATGATCTCTGAGGTGGCAGTCACTATTCTAGCTTTGGAAGTCACACAGTCTTGTTCAACGATTTTTTTttgtatccctaacttttgcctggaaaaTTTATTTTGAGCTTTCAATCCagtgggatgccctaatttttgcctaagtcgcttttTAAGGGTGTCGACTTAGCGgactttttctttgatttttatcGAAACAACTTGTATGACATTTGTTCACTTGATTTTTGTTGAAAGAATTATGACTGACATGTTTTGATGGTTCAAGAGAAATAAATGTTATAAGCTTTGGGATTTTCTTCTCTGACATTATGTGCAAAGAGAGGAAGCGGTTGAACCTTTGATGGGATATTTTCCCTTGAAATTCGAATGCATAGCCATATTAACTGAACActtaccctgcccctggttaaaattatGGGTTTTTCATATAGAAAGAAACTTCAACtactaggctcaaagggggttgacgagggattatcttccttatatctccagtgtttgggaagttGAAGCAATGCCTTACATCATCAGCAAAATTTTATTCGAAAGTATATCTTTAGCAATTTTGGGTATtcgttttcatcattctccttctaATTTTTGCTTAAACAAAATTTTGATAAAAACAAGTGAAATGGGAgaaaccatttttttttaattttatgaataATGAATATGTATAGAGTGAATACAAATGGATTTATTCAAAtgcatgctcatttcattaatattACCATTTAAGAACAACAAACTTAAAAGCAAACAGTACATTAACAAACaaagaaattgaaaatgaaaatgataaaGTTGTCCTAAGGattatcagttttgaggatgagcTCTCCTTCACGATTCTCCGACTTCAGGAGGCGGTTCTTGCAGTCTTGGTGCTCACTTGAGTATGGGGTTGCCATTCATCAACAagtttcctccttgaagggtcAGGTACTTTTGATCGATCAACTGTTGAACTTTGGCTTTGTAGGCATTGCAGTTCTCAGTTGAGTGTCCTACTGTTCCGGCGTGATATCCACATTGCGCATTGAAATCGTACTCAGGTGGGAACGATTTTGGTGGCTTAAGAAACTTGGGAACAACCAATGAGCTTCGAACCAAATGTGGTAGAAgttgactataggtcataggaattggatCCAAAGGAGAATTCCTTCTTTCTAGATTATTTCGAGGCTCGCACCGATTCTGATATCCACTGCCTTGGGCTTGCTGATTTACATAAGGAACAACTTGTGGTTGTTGGAACTGAGGACCAAGAAGCAGTGGTTGTAGGCATTGAATATCCGCTACATATGGATGTTGACCATAAGATATATGAGGTGGATTTTGCAGAGCTTCCCAGATTGCATCGGTTGCATCCTCCCCATCCTTTTGGGAATCACAAGAGGATTCCTTCTCACTAGTATGGCTACTCGAGGCACTTTGGAGTTTTCCGCTTTTGAGACCGCTCTCGATGCGTTCTCCAATTATCATTAGGTCAAAGAAGCCTAATGACGCACAACTGATCATCTTTTCAAAGTATGGGTCATGCAGGGTACCCAAAAACATACCAACCAGCTCCCTATCAAGTATTGGTGGTCGAACACGAGCAGCTaactctctccatctctgagtGTACTCCTTAAACGACTCGTTGCTCTTTTGAGAGAGACTTTGCAATTGTGTACGGCTAGGAGCAATATCAATATTATATTCATAATGCTTTAGGAATTCCATAGCCAAATCTTTCCAGGTGTGTACATCGTTTCTTTTCAGTTGCGTATACCATTCTAGTGACGCTCCGCTGAGACTATCTTGAAAACAGTGGATGAGAAACTTGTCATCGTGAGCGTACGCGGCCATCTTCCGAATAAACATCGTCAAATGAGTTTTTGGACAACTAAACCCTTTATATTTCTCAAATTTAGGCATCTTGAACTTTGGCGGAATTATAATGTCTGACACTAAGCACATGTCAATAGCATCCAGACCATGGGTGTCTTTTCCTTCTAGGGCTCTTATTTGTTCTTCCATGACATGACACATTTGAATAACTTCGGTATCTTGAGGAGCTTTGATGTTAATCATTGGGTTTGTCTGTGCACATTGAGACATTTTAGCAGCATGAGGAGGTGGTATATGCATATCTTGAATAGTGGAGTGTTCTTGCATTGCATGGATCTGATTAGACACAGCGGTGTGCACTGTCTGAGGTTGGATAGGATCATCCATTTCAGGAGGAGAATCGTATATTGGATTGTTCACCACAGTAAAGCCTGATGTAGGATCAACATTCTCTATGACAGGATGTTGGACATTGTTCTTTGACAAAGCTAGTAGAGCTTCCAACATTTGGCCCACCTTATGGTTCATAGCATCTATGTCCTCTCTCAGCACGACTTGATCTTGTTCCAGTTGCTCCATTGTCCTTCTGTAGTTACCACGAGTTCGCTACAAGTGTCAGGAATCAGCTAATTGATTATGGACAAGAGGTGACATGAGTTTTTTGTGTGGAAGAATATGAGATGCATGGTGGTGCATGCAAAAATGCAATGTAATGTTTTATGCACAGTTACAGGTAATGGTACGAGGTAATAACAAAACAACCTAATTGGGTAGGCCTCCTATAAAGGATAGTTCTATGTTTTGTTTACACATAAAACCcactcacaaggttagctctagggATTTTGGATAATTGGTTCCTAGAGTCACGGATCCCCTTTTGAAAATAT
Proteins encoded:
- the LOC131642679 gene encoding uncharacterized protein LOC131642679, producing MEQLEQDQVVLREDIDAMNHKVGQMLEALLALSKNNVQHPVIENVDPTSGFTVVNNPIYDSPPEMDDPIQPQTVHTAVSNQIHAMQEHSTIQDMHIPPPHAAKMSQCAQTNPMINIKAPQDTEVIQMCHVMEEQIRALEGKDTHGLDAIDMCLVSDIIIPPKFKMPKFEKYKGFSCPKTHLTMFIRKMAAYAHDDKFLIHCFQDSLSGASLEWYTQLKRNDVHTWKDLAMEFLKHYEYNIDIAPSRTQLQSLSQKSNESFKEYTQRWRELAARVRPPILDRELVGMFLGTLHDPYFEKMISCASLGFFDLMIIGERIESGLKSGKLQSASSSHTSEKESSCDSQKDGEDATDAIWEALQNPPHISYGQHPYVADIQCLQPLLLGPQFQQPQVVPYVNQQAQGSGYQNRCEPRNNLERRNSPLDPIPMTYSQLLPHLVRSSLVVPKFLKPPKSFPPEYDFNAQCGYHAGTVGHSTENCNAYKAKVQQLIDQKYLTLQGGNLLMNGNPILK